One window of Paenibacillus sp. FSL K6-3182 genomic DNA carries:
- a CDS encoding DUF418 domain-containing protein yields the protein MNPISENKRIETLDYLRGFALIGILLVNILPLLNVAPAEAGTANWYMSRILDLTVESRFYVIFTFLFGVGFYLFLSRAIEKGNNGYLLFIRRLIFLLAIGFVHQKFHPGEALFLYAIAGFILLPFYKLKPKINLIIALVLILPAAFLGGKLLLILPLFLLGLATGQYKVFQRLAESKSTIRKLHWISFAMAAVGTFIQYRILPEQNFMVIEEGSSSSEMIAMQIYQGAAAFIGLLVALFYVTTLVRAVQHPFIRTLLKPLRAYGQMALTNYLGQTIIVLMAAAFFNLNGMLSAIQTTLLCIGIYIIQMIFSMVWLSFFKMGPMEWIWRMATYWTIPAIHNERYCKQTDKHF from the coding sequence TTGAACCCTATTTCTGAAAACAAACGAATTGAAACGCTTGATTATTTGCGAGGTTTTGCTTTAATTGGCATTCTACTTGTCAATATTTTGCCCCTTCTTAACGTAGCGCCAGCTGAAGCGGGGACTGCTAATTGGTATATGTCTCGTATCCTAGATTTGACGGTAGAGTCGCGTTTCTATGTCATATTCACCTTTTTATTTGGCGTAGGCTTTTATTTATTTCTATCTAGAGCGATCGAGAAAGGCAATAACGGCTACCTTTTATTTATTCGCCGGCTTATTTTTTTGCTAGCCATAGGATTTGTTCATCAGAAATTCCATCCTGGAGAGGCCTTGTTTCTTTACGCAATTGCCGGCTTTATCCTTCTTCCTTTCTACAAGCTTAAACCAAAAATCAATTTGATTATCGCTTTGGTGCTTATACTTCCTGCCGCCTTTCTAGGAGGCAAACTATTGCTTATTCTACCTTTATTTCTGCTTGGGCTTGCAACTGGACAATATAAGGTGTTTCAACGTCTTGCAGAGTCAAAATCTACGATTCGTAAGCTGCATTGGATCTCTTTTGCAATGGCCGCTGTTGGTACCTTTATCCAGTACCGTATACTACCCGAGCAAAATTTTATGGTGATTGAGGAAGGCAGCTCTTCATCTGAAATGATAGCCATGCAAATATATCAAGGGGCAGCCGCATTTATAGGTCTTCTTGTCGCTTTATTTTATGTCACGACTCTCGTTCGGGCTGTTCAACATCCATTTATTCGTACGCTGCTCAAACCTTTAAGAGCCTATGGCCAAATGGCATTAACCAACTATTTAGGGCAAACGATTATCGTGCTTATGGCGGCAGCATTTTTTAATTTAAATGGCATGCTTAGCGCTATTCAAACGACACTGCTTTGCATCGGCATTTATATTATCCAAATGATATTCAGTATGGTCTGGCTTTCCTTTTTCAAAATGGGACCGATGGAATGGATCTGGAGAATGGCAACCTATTGGACGATTCCGGCCATTCATAACGAACGCTATTGTAAACAAACCGACAAACATTTTTAA
- a CDS encoding MBL fold metallo-hydrolase: MESSFEHSFVPITTSASGNGLAYRPDVYCYSIQFVNICFVGDPKKPEAGWALIDAGMPGSAHKIIKEAEERFDSAPQAILLTHGHFDHVGAIIELIEHWNVPVYAHKLELPYLTGESDYPPADSSVHGGLLSELSTFFPHKGIHLDDKVHPFPTDGSVPGMPGWKYIHTPGHTPGHTSFFRPEDGTLIAGDAFATVKQESLYKVITQEQEISGPPKYFTTNWKAAEQSVRNLKDLNPNLAITGHGEPMFGATLSDNLKLLTKKFKEIAVPEHGRFVPDNNQIH; encoded by the coding sequence TTGGAGAGCTCATTCGAGCATTCTTTTGTGCCGATAACGACTTCTGCTAGTGGAAATGGACTTGCTTATCGGCCTGATGTTTATTGTTACTCAATCCAATTCGTCAATATTTGTTTTGTTGGTGATCCAAAGAAACCAGAAGCGGGCTGGGCTCTTATTGATGCAGGCATGCCAGGATCCGCGCATAAAATTATTAAAGAAGCAGAGGAACGCTTTGATTCCGCTCCTCAAGCGATTCTGCTTACTCATGGCCATTTCGATCATGTCGGTGCCATTATTGAATTGATTGAACACTGGAATGTGCCCGTGTACGCGCACAAGCTGGAGCTGCCCTATTTGACCGGAGAATCCGATTATCCGCCCGCGGACTCCTCTGTACATGGCGGTCTCTTGTCTGAGCTTTCTACTTTCTTCCCCCATAAAGGAATTCACCTCGACGACAAAGTACATCCCTTTCCAACAGACGGCAGCGTGCCGGGAATGCCAGGCTGGAAGTATATTCATACGCCGGGGCATACACCAGGACATACTTCATTTTTCCGTCCTGAGGATGGCACTTTGATTGCTGGTGACGCATTTGCAACTGTTAAGCAGGAATCGCTATATAAGGTCATCACACAGGAGCAGGAAATTAGCGGTCCCCCTAAATACTTTACGACGAATTGGAAAGCCGCCGAGCAATCCGTTAGAAATCTCAAAGATCTGAATCCGAATTTGGCGATTACCGGTCACGGAGAACCGATGTTTGGCGCAACCTTGTCTGATAATCTCAAGCTCCTAACGAAAAAATTCAAAGAAATTGCGGTTCCGGAGCATGGACGTTTTGTTCCAGACAATAACCAGATACATTAG
- a CDS encoding FAD-dependent oxidoreductase codes for MVMEKTYDLPKFPESYWSETSSRQSSYAILEENIEVDIAVVGGGISGVTAAYLLAQEGFKVALIEAGQLLNGTTAHTTAKITAQHDLIYDELMQKAGAEKAALYYKANNDALQFIKETIKLHKMECGYSVQDAYVYTDSEAYITKLENEMSAYSSLGIPGSFTDQIPLQIPVKAAVIMQDQAQFHPLQYLYELVRKFVEAGGFIYEKTTAIDVETGPLPEVITSKGHRIKCKHVVSCTHFPFFDGHGFYFSRMHADRSYVLGFHVEDDIKGGMYISAEDPKRSIRYVETSKNTRLLLIGGQSHKTGQGICTINYYEELKRYAEQHFRVKEIAYRWSAQDLVTGDKIPYIGRITESSTNVFVATGYRKWGMTNGTAAALLIRDLIMKKDNAYEELYAPSRSMSLGTIANLIVDNADVAKHLIAGKLEMAHKRAEDLALDEGSVVLLHGKRAGAYKSEDGKLFLVDTTCTHMGCEVEWNNGDRTWDCPCHGSRFAINGDVMEGPAEEPLKTLHLRH; via the coding sequence ATGGTCATGGAGAAAACATATGATTTACCCAAATTTCCGGAGTCTTATTGGTCAGAAACTTCGAGTCGGCAATCTTCATACGCCATACTTGAAGAAAATATAGAAGTCGATATTGCCGTCGTTGGAGGCGGGATTTCGGGTGTAACAGCTGCTTATTTATTAGCTCAGGAAGGGTTTAAAGTTGCCCTCATAGAAGCGGGTCAGCTTCTTAATGGAACAACGGCGCATACAACTGCGAAGATAACAGCGCAGCATGATCTTATTTATGATGAACTTATGCAGAAAGCTGGAGCGGAAAAGGCAGCATTATATTACAAAGCGAACAATGACGCCCTTCAATTCATTAAGGAAACAATCAAGCTGCATAAAATGGAATGCGGATATTCCGTACAGGATGCGTATGTTTATACCGATTCAGAGGCATACATAACTAAGCTTGAGAACGAGATGTCTGCTTATTCGTCGCTCGGCATTCCTGGCTCTTTCACCGATCAAATTCCTTTGCAGATCCCAGTCAAAGCGGCTGTCATCATGCAAGATCAAGCGCAGTTTCATCCATTGCAATATTTGTATGAGCTTGTGCGGAAGTTCGTGGAAGCAGGTGGGTTTATTTATGAGAAAACGACAGCTATTGACGTAGAAACAGGCCCATTGCCGGAAGTGATTACAAGCAAAGGACACCGTATCAAATGTAAGCATGTCGTATCTTGTACTCATTTTCCATTCTTTGATGGGCATGGATTTTATTTCTCAAGAATGCATGCAGATCGTTCTTATGTACTCGGCTTTCATGTTGAGGATGACATTAAAGGCGGCATGTACATAAGCGCTGAGGACCCGAAGCGCTCCATTCGCTATGTAGAAACGTCGAAAAACACAAGGCTGCTTCTCATTGGCGGTCAAAGCCATAAAACAGGCCAAGGGATTTGTACAATTAATTATTATGAGGAGCTGAAAAGATACGCGGAGCAGCATTTTCGGGTAAAGGAAATTGCGTATCGTTGGTCGGCCCAGGATCTTGTTACTGGTGATAAAATTCCGTATATTGGCCGAATAACGGAATCTTCCACTAATGTTTTTGTTGCGACGGGCTATCGTAAATGGGGCATGACGAATGGCACAGCCGCCGCTTTGCTTATTAGAGACTTAATTATGAAGAAGGATAATGCATATGAGGAGCTTTATGCGCCTTCACGCTCGATGTCGCTCGGAACGATCGCGAATCTTATTGTAGATAACGCTGATGTGGCGAAGCATCTTATCGCTGGCAAACTCGAAATGGCTCATAAGCGTGCGGAGGATTTGGCACTGGATGAAGGCAGTGTCGTGCTTTTGCATGGAAAAAGAGCAGGAGCTTATAAATCAGAAGATGGAAAATTATTTCTCGTAGACACAACTTGCACACATATGGGCTGTGAAGTGGAATGGAATAATGGGGATCGCACATGGGATTGTCCTTGTCATGGCTCTAGATTTGCGATTAATGGCGATGTGATGGAGGGGCCTGCAGAAGAGCCTTTAAAAACCTTGCATCTTCGGCATTAA